Within the Bacteroidota bacterium genome, the region AGATTATAAATAAAGCATTATATGATAATTATACAACAAAAAAACCATCAATTATGTTCACCATAACATAATTTCATCTCAACGTCAAGACTTTGGGGAACAGGTACAAATACTGCGGGAAAAAATAAATATCTTAAGGGTTCAAGTTGCAAGTTGCAGGTTGCAACCTGTAACATGCAACCTGCAACTTGATATTATTCATTCCTGATTATCAGCATATTGAATATCCGATATTTCAAGGCAGTTTATCAAAGTTTGAAGGGCTTCATTAATTTGTTCAACTTTTCCAGGAGGCAATTCTTTTAATCTCATTGCCAGCCGTTCGTGCAAAAGGCCGGGAGAATTTCCTACCACAGCGGCCCCGGCCGAGGTCAGAGCTACATAGTTAGTCCTTTTATCCGCCATTTTGGGGAGTCTGGCGATGTAGCCTTTTTTTTCCAGCCTGCCCACAATTCCTGTAACCGTACTTGAATTAAGCTTCAAAAAACCGGCAATACCCTTCTGGGTTGACATATAACGCTCCTGACCCGACAAATATATCAAACACAGCAATTGAGGTATACTAATACCGTATTCTTTCTGAACCCTTTTGGATTCAATATTGAGAGACCTGACAATTTTACGGATGGAAAGAAGAATCTCTGTATAATCCATGCTTCGGTTATTATCTTATTATGTCCGGCAGGTCAACCACCACAATGATCCATGGTTTCCCAATGTGGATCACTTTGTTTTTTAAAGGAATGACCGCAAAGCTTGAAGCAATCAGCCCTGCACTTATCCATACCGTACTTTCCTGGACGATTGGATAATCCTTGTTAATCGTCCGGTTCACAACATCCAGTCCCAGATAACCTAAACCGGCATAGCGTGTAAACACACTGAATATCCTCCACATGTTTCTCTCCCGGTAAATATTCTCAATCTTTTCGAAAAGCAATTCATGTTTCCCTAAAACTACCATACTTGAATCGGTCACACTGAGGATTGAAGTATAGATCTTTGTATTACTGCCGGCCATTTTCAGGCTGATGTCGTCTCCTGCACTATAGGCAAAATAAGTTGTACTTCCTGGTTTCTTGACAAGAAAGGATTTCTGTGCAAACAATCCCATGCACAGAAATACCACTGCAACCGTTAAGCAGATGAGTTTAATGCGCATATAAGACAAACTTAATTAAACGGGCTCTTATCACAAATCCGGTTACATCAATATTCAGAAGAATGCTGATAATCAATCATAATGAAAGATTTAACAATCAGATCATCCTATGCAATGAAATTACAACATTTTTTTATCATAATACGTTCTTTTGAAACAATTTTCTTTCATAGTATTTTTGTTGTCGAGATTTTTAGCAAAGATACCGGGATAAACCCCGACCAGATAAAAGTAAAAGCATAACAAAAATGGATTACAGAATATTTATCATTTGCCTGGTACTTATCATAGGAGGATGCAGCCAGGAGTCTGATACGGGCAGGACGGCAATAAGCGGCAAGATTAATGGGATGCAGGAATCCAAAGTATTACTTACGGAAATGAAACCATTTCATGCCTTAAGGCTGGATTCCCTTAAAACCGACCGGAAGGGACTTTTTAGCTTCAGACTAAATACGGAGGAGACCGGTTTCTATAATCTTGTTTTTGAAGATGGATCGATTCTTACACTTATTGCCGGTGATGGAGACAAGATAGATATTAAGGCAAACGCAAACGATATAGAAGGCAGTTATAGTGTTCATGGCTCAGAAGAATCTGACCTGCTGAGGGAATACCTGATGCACACCTTGAAAAATAAGCGAAAAGCTGATTCATTGGGACTGATTTTTGAAAGCAGCAAAGAAACGCCTGAATTTCATATTATCAGAGGATTACTGGAACAGGCATACACAAAAATATATATCGACCAACAGGAATATACCCGAAACTTCATTCAAGACCATCCTTCCTCCATGGCATCGCTGATAGCACTTAATAACACCTTTGGTACGAACAAAGTCCTGGATGAAGAATACGACCTGCACCTGTTTGAAATGGTAGACATAGGACTTGCATCCAAATATCCTGAAAACAGTCATTATCTGAATCATCAAAGGAAGGTTGGGGAACTTCGTGATTATTTTACCCAGAGGGAACTTGCGGAAAAGTATACAGCACCGGGGATGATCATTCCCGATTTTTCCCTGCCTGGTCTCGATGGAAAGAAGGTAGCTGTGAGGGATTTCCGTGGTGAAACGTTATTGATTTATTGCTGGGCATCCTGGGATGCAAGGAGCAGGCAGATGAACCGGAAGCTGCCATCCATTATACACACGGCCTATCCTGAAAAAATTAATGTACTCGCCTTATCCTTCGATCAGAATCCCGACCTTTGGAGAGCTGCCATCCGTATTGACAGTTTAAACTTCACTCATGTAAGCGACCTTTCCGGTCCAGGATCACCGGTAACAACCCTTTTAAACATTCCTTCCAGGCTTCCTTTTTATATTTTGGTCAGCGCCGATGGAACCATTATCAGCAAAGGAAATGATCCTGAAGCCTTAAAAATTGAAATTTCAAATCTGAAAACGCAGCAATAAGCGGAGGATTTTATTATTATTGTAATTCAATCAATATCGAAAAATTGAACACAAACATACCGGAAGACAAAAAGATATATTTTGCTTCGGATTTTCATCTGGGCATCCCTGATCATGAAAGCAGTCTCAAACGGGAAAAAATGCTTGTCAGGTGGCTTGAAGAAATTCGAAAAGATGCAGCCGCAATCTACCTTATGGGAGATGTTTTTGATTTCTGGTTTGAATATAAAACTGTAGTTCCGCGCGGGTTCACCCGATTGTTGGGCAAGCTGGCAGAAATAACCGACCAGGGTATTCCTGTACATTTATTTCGCGGCAATCATGATGTATGGGCCTTTAATTATCTTAATCTTGAAACGGGGATAACACTTCATCGTGCCCCTCAGATCAAAGAATACAACGGCAAGCTTTTTTATCTCGCACACGGTGACGGACTGGGACCTGGTGACAAGGG harbors:
- a CDS encoding UDP-2,3-diacylglucosamine diphosphatase encodes the protein MNTNIPEDKKIYFASDFHLGIPDHESSLKREKMLVRWLEEIRKDAAAIYLMGDVFDFWFEYKTVVPRGFTRLLGKLAEITDQGIPVHLFRGNHDVWAFNYLNLETGITLHRAPQIKEYNGKLFYLAHGDGLGPGDKGYKMLKKIFACRLCQWLFRWLHPDLGARMGLFFSGKSRLANIAREGKKENNTNGYKDEMLYQYTLDKIKEGCKADYYIFGHRHLPLDIPIGSQSHLIILGDWITNFTYAVFDGKEMKLTKYTNP
- a CDS encoding AhpC/TSA family protein, which translates into the protein MDYRIFIICLVLIIGGCSQESDTGRTAISGKINGMQESKVLLTEMKPFHALRLDSLKTDRKGLFSFRLNTEETGFYNLVFEDGSILTLIAGDGDKIDIKANANDIEGSYSVHGSEESDLLREYLMHTLKNKRKADSLGLIFESSKETPEFHIIRGLLEQAYTKIYIDQQEYTRNFIQDHPSSMASLIALNNTFGTNKVLDEEYDLHLFEMVDIGLASKYPENSHYLNHQRKVGELRDYFTQRELAEKYTAPGMIIPDFSLPGLDGKKVAVRDFRGETLLIYCWASWDARSRQMNRKLPSIIHTAYPEKINVLALSFDQNPDLWRAAIRIDSLNFTHVSDLSGPGSPVTTLLNIPSRLPFYILVSADGTIISKGNDPEALKIEISNLKTQQ
- a CDS encoding MarR family transcriptional regulator → MDYTEILLSIRKIVRSLNIESKRVQKEYGISIPQLLCLIYLSGQERYMSTQKGIAGFLKLNSSTVTGIVGRLEKKGYIARLPKMADKRTNYVALTSAGAAVVGNSPGLLHERLAMRLKELPPGKVEQINEALQTLINCLEISDIQYADNQE